One window of Haloarcula rubripromontorii genomic DNA carries:
- a CDS encoding HAD family hydrolase gives MPERGRSCAYEAVVFDMDGVVVEPTDRAVLVDAVVDTFAAFGVEIDRGFAERTVAEDFVPVEAARDHGLDPEAFWHQRELTASLAQQAHVRDGGKSLYDDVAAIRDLDRPLALVSNNQHATVEYLLAHHAIGDRFESARGRAPTLAGAARRKPEPDYLEAALADLGTTDALYVGDSEKDVVAATRAGIDSAYLRRLHVADVDLSAEPTFEVSDLRALLDRLGA, from the coding sequence ATGCCTGAGCGGGGTCGTTCGTGCGCGTACGAGGCCGTCGTCTTCGACATGGACGGCGTCGTCGTCGAGCCGACCGACCGCGCGGTGCTGGTCGATGCTGTCGTCGACACCTTCGCGGCGTTCGGCGTCGAGATCGACCGGGGCTTCGCCGAGCGGACCGTCGCCGAGGACTTCGTCCCGGTCGAGGCGGCCCGCGACCACGGTCTCGACCCCGAAGCGTTCTGGCACCAGCGCGAACTGACCGCCAGCCTCGCCCAGCAGGCCCACGTCCGCGACGGTGGGAAGTCGCTGTACGACGACGTGGCCGCAATTCGCGATCTCGACCGCCCGCTGGCCCTGGTGAGCAACAACCAGCACGCCACCGTCGAGTACCTCCTCGCCCACCACGCTATCGGCGACCGCTTCGAGTCGGCCCGCGGTCGGGCGCCGACGCTCGCCGGCGCGGCCCGACGAAAGCCCGAACCGGACTACCTCGAGGCCGCGCTGGCCGACCTCGGGACGACCGACGCGCTGTACGTCGGCGACAGCGAGAAGGACGTCGTCGCCGCCACGCGGGCGGGCATCGACTCGGCGTACCTCCGCCGGCTCCACGTCGCCGACGTCGACCTCTCGGCCGAGCCGACCTTCGAGGTGTCCGACTTGCGGGCGCTACTCGACCGGCTCGGCGCGTGA
- a CDS encoding sugar phosphate isomerase/epimerase family protein, with the protein MTDPRLGAAMDIRFGASVPEFLDYITGLGLDHVEFKREYLHGHPDAPDPERVRDLADDYGVSVTYHAPFRDWNLGSFNEASRRASVAQVKRTIDYAATAGAGAVVVHGGSVPRRYPEWVRSTAHENALQSLAECAEYAQLVGVPLCLENQPESDAKRRYTTTPGDLAAVLEEVDVTPKYFGVTLDVGHAKVNGHDWRAFVDRFGDRIRVCHLHDNDGTADEHEPLVDHGSVREAVPADYFVFETKSLPDIARSVGAEPTAPETRLVSDA; encoded by the coding sequence ATGACCGACCCGCGACTCGGCGCGGCGATGGACATCCGCTTCGGCGCGAGCGTCCCGGAGTTCCTCGACTATATCACGGGTCTGGGACTGGACCACGTCGAGTTCAAGCGCGAGTACCTCCACGGCCATCCCGACGCCCCCGACCCCGAGCGCGTCCGGGACCTCGCCGACGACTACGGCGTCTCGGTCACCTACCACGCCCCGTTCCGCGACTGGAACCTCGGGAGCTTCAACGAGGCCTCCCGTCGGGCGTCGGTCGCCCAAGTCAAGCGGACCATCGACTACGCCGCCACCGCCGGCGCGGGCGCCGTCGTCGTCCACGGCGGCTCGGTCCCCCGTCGCTACCCCGAGTGGGTCCGCTCGACGGCTCACGAAAATGCGCTGCAGTCCCTCGCCGAGTGCGCGGAGTACGCCCAGCTCGTGGGCGTCCCGCTCTGCCTGGAGAACCAGCCCGAGAGCGACGCGAAACGGCGCTACACGACGACCCCCGGCGACCTCGCGGCCGTCCTCGAGGAGGTGGATGTGACGCCGAAGTACTTCGGCGTGACGCTGGACGTGGGCCACGCGAAGGTCAACGGCCACGACTGGCGGGCGTTCGTCGACCGCTTCGGCGACCGTATCCGGGTGTGCCACCTCCACGACAACGACGGCACCGCCGACGAGCACGAACCACTCGTCGACCACGGGTCGGTCCGTGAGGCGGTGCCCGCGGACTACTTCGTCTTCGAGACGAAGTCCCTGCCCGACATCGCTCGCTCGGTGGGCGCCGAACCGACCGCGCCGGAGACGCGACTGGTGAGCGATGCCTGA
- a CDS encoding alpha-D-ribose 1-methylphosphonate 5-triphosphate diphosphatase — protein MTASTTGSRTAGPETAATNSLVVIDGRIVTPDSVVEGGVRVEGDRIVAVGDVETEAETVVDADGRYVMPGLIDLHGDDIENHLHPRSGARMATPMALAAADRSNLAAGITTKFHAISFELDESENRSPELAADLTDAITDADDLLADHRLHARCEVTQPECVDGVLEVVDNGDADLVSVMSHIPGKGQFRDIDSFRQYYEESANHTAEEAEEMIEKRCDVPMATVRERVTHVVEHAHDAGIVTASHDDEDPAEVDRLADTGVDITEYPITLETAQRATERGMHTAMGAPNLVRGESQWGNLATADAIEAGVVDTLVADYHPPSLLAAAFVDTGEALPERVRRVTANPADAVGLSERGRLAPEQRADLVVVDDEPTPTVTQAIVDGNPVYRADAAIGGQR, from the coding sequence ATGACGGCCTCTACGACCGGCAGCCGGACCGCGGGCCCGGAGACCGCCGCGACCAACTCACTCGTCGTCATCGACGGCCGAATCGTCACCCCCGACAGCGTCGTCGAGGGCGGCGTCCGCGTCGAGGGCGACCGCATCGTCGCCGTCGGTGACGTAGAAACCGAGGCCGAGACGGTCGTCGACGCCGACGGCCGCTACGTCATGCCGGGACTCATCGACCTCCACGGCGACGATATCGAGAACCACCTCCACCCGCGTTCGGGTGCCCGGATGGCGACGCCGATGGCGCTGGCCGCGGCCGACCGGAGCAACCTCGCAGCGGGCATCACGACGAAGTTCCACGCCATCTCCTTCGAGCTCGACGAGTCCGAGAACCGCTCGCCGGAGCTGGCCGCCGACCTCACCGACGCCATCACCGATGCCGACGACCTGCTGGCGGACCACCGCCTGCACGCCCGCTGTGAGGTCACCCAGCCCGAGTGCGTCGACGGCGTCCTGGAGGTCGTCGACAACGGCGACGCCGACCTCGTCTCGGTGATGAGCCACATCCCCGGCAAGGGGCAGTTCCGCGACATCGACTCGTTCCGCCAGTACTACGAAGAGTCGGCCAACCACACCGCCGAGGAGGCCGAGGAGATGATCGAGAAGCGCTGTGATGTGCCGATGGCGACGGTCCGCGAGCGCGTCACGCACGTCGTCGAACACGCCCACGACGCCGGCATCGTTACCGCCTCCCACGACGACGAGGACCCCGCGGAGGTCGACCGACTGGCCGACACCGGCGTCGACATCACGGAGTACCCCATCACCCTGGAGACGGCCCAGCGGGCCACCGAGCGGGGGATGCACACCGCGATGGGCGCGCCCAACCTCGTCCGCGGCGAGAGCCAGTGGGGCAACCTCGCGACGGCCGACGCCATCGAGGCGGGCGTCGTCGACACGCTCGTCGCGGACTACCACCCGCCATCCCTGCTGGCCGCGGCGTTCGTCGACACCGGCGAAGCCCTTCCCGAGCGGGTCCGCCGTGTGACGGCCAACCCCGCCGACGCCGTCGGACTCTCGGAGCGCGGTCGGCTCGCACCCGAACAGCGCGCCGACCTCGTCGTCGTCGACGACGAGCCCACGCCGACGGTGACCCAGGCAATCGTCGACGGCAACCCCGTCTACCGGGCCGACGCCGCGATCGGAGGGCAGCGATGA
- a CDS encoding phosphonate C-P lyase system protein PhnL: MTVITVDGLSKTFDMHVLGDTQVTGLSDVSFDVREGEFLAVVGESGSGKSSLLKCLYRTYDPTEGRIVYHGADGERREAVDLASCDDRTVIRLRDEAIGYTSQFLDEIPRVPAVDVVARPLREQGLSTDEAREQARDLLERLHLPEELWEAYPATFSGGERQRVNLAQALAPKPDLLLLDEPTSALDPETRQAAIDLLREYLDDGTTVVGVFHNTAVIEAVADRVVVLGNGALQGIVPIEAYEGAVVG, encoded by the coding sequence ATGACAGTAATCACCGTCGACGGCCTCTCGAAGACCTTCGACATGCACGTGCTCGGCGACACGCAAGTCACCGGGCTCTCGGACGTATCGTTCGACGTCCGCGAGGGGGAGTTCCTCGCGGTCGTCGGTGAATCCGGCAGCGGCAAGTCCTCGCTGCTGAAGTGCCTCTACCGGACCTACGACCCCACCGAGGGCCGCATCGTCTACCACGGCGCGGACGGCGAGCGTCGCGAAGCCGTCGACCTCGCGTCGTGCGACGACCGAACCGTCATCCGACTGCGCGACGAGGCCATCGGCTACACCTCGCAGTTCCTCGACGAGATTCCCCGCGTCCCGGCGGTGGACGTCGTCGCCCGGCCGCTGCGCGAGCAGGGCCTCTCGACAGACGAGGCCCGTGAGCAGGCCCGTGACCTGCTCGAACGACTGCACCTGCCAGAGGAGCTGTGGGAGGCCTACCCCGCGACCTTCTCCGGCGGCGAGCGCCAGCGGGTGAACCTCGCGCAGGCGCTTGCGCCCAAGCCGGACCTCCTGCTGCTGGACGAGCCGACCAGCGCGCTCGACCCCGAGACTCGGCAGGCCGCCATCGACCTTCTGCGGGAGTACCTGGACGACGGCACCACCGTCGTCGGCGTGTTCCACAACACCGCCGTCATCGAGGCCGTCGCGGACCGCGTGGTCGTACTCGGCAACGGGGCGCTCCAGGGGATCGTTCCAATCGAGGCGTACGAGGGAGCGGTGGTCGGATGA
- a CDS encoding ATP-binding cassette domain-containing protein, with amino-acid sequence MTLLEAEGLQTVYGDGCPQCIDSTGDRAGTNQCPHCGSVVACAEADLSVREGEVLGIVGESGSGKSSLAEQLALERDPDATTAGVVDYAGHEGNLLDVDYETRHDLRTGDIALVHQHIRDGLNLEFTGGGNVAEKLLSAGWRSYEDVRDRVRELFAETEVPVARMDDPTSTYSGGMQRRVQIARALANDPELVVLDEPTTGLDVSVQARVLDMFRRVQREEGVAAVVVSHDLGVVRLLADRTLVMRHGRIVESGLTDRVMEDPHHEYTQTLINSVI; translated from the coding sequence GTGACACTGCTGGAAGCAGAGGGCCTGCAGACGGTCTACGGCGACGGCTGTCCACAGTGCATCGACTCGACGGGCGACCGCGCCGGGACGAACCAGTGCCCTCACTGCGGCAGCGTCGTCGCCTGCGCCGAGGCGGACCTCTCGGTGCGCGAGGGCGAGGTGCTGGGCATCGTCGGCGAGTCCGGTTCCGGCAAGTCGAGCCTCGCCGAGCAACTGGCACTAGAGCGGGACCCCGACGCGACCACGGCGGGCGTCGTCGACTACGCCGGCCACGAGGGGAACCTGCTCGACGTCGACTACGAGACCCGCCACGACCTCCGGACGGGCGACATCGCCCTGGTCCACCAGCACATCCGCGACGGGCTGAACCTGGAGTTCACCGGCGGCGGCAACGTCGCCGAGAAGCTGCTCTCCGCGGGGTGGCGCTCCTACGAGGACGTCCGCGACCGGGTCCGGGAGCTGTTCGCGGAGACCGAGGTGCCGGTCGCGCGGATGGACGACCCCACCAGCACCTACTCCGGCGGGATGCAACGGCGGGTTCAGATTGCCCGCGCGCTCGCGAACGACCCTGAACTGGTCGTGCTCGACGAGCCGACGACGGGACTGGACGTCAGCGTCCAGGCCCGCGTGCTGGACATGTTCCGCCGGGTGCAGCGCGAGGAGGGGGTCGCCGCCGTCGTGGTCTCACACGACCTCGGCGTCGTCCGCCTGCTGGCCGACCGGACGCTGGTCATGCGCCACGGCCGCATCGTCGAGTCGGGTCTGACGGACCGCGTGATGGAGGACCCGCACCACGAATACACGCAGACGCTCATCAACTCAGTCATATGA